One segment of Panicum virgatum strain AP13 chromosome 1K, P.virgatum_v5, whole genome shotgun sequence DNA contains the following:
- the LOC120653437 gene encoding putative germin-like protein 2-2 isoform X1 produces the protein MASRLLFLLALLAMTCCCAVASDPSLLQDFCVADKMSQVNVNGFTCKDAKDVVAEDFFFSGLHVAANTNNKQGSVVTAANVAQIPGLNTMGISMVRIDYAPKGQNPPHTHPRATEILAVLEGSLYVGFVTSNPNNTLISKVLNKGDVFVFPKGLVHFQFNYGTENAVALAALSSQNPGVITIANTVFGSEPSITDGILAKAFQVDKKTVNCIQSQF, from the exons ATGGCCAGTCGATTACTGTTCCTCCTTGCTCTGTTGGCTATGACATGCTGTTGTGCGGTCGCTTCAGATCCGAGCCTTCTCCAAGACTTCTGTGTTGCAGACAAGATGTCTCAAG TGAATGTTAATGGTTTTACCTGCAAAGATGCAAAAGATGTTGTTGCCGAAGACTTCTTCTTCTCTGGCCTTCATGTGGCTGCCAATACCAATAACAAGCAGGGATCGGTCGTGACAGCGGCCAATGTTGCGCAGATTCCTGGCTTGAACACGATGGGAATCTCTATGGTCCGCATAGACTATGCCCCGAAAGGCCAAAACCCACCTCACACTCACCCTCGTGCCACTGAAATACTAGCTGTTCTTGAGGGCTCACTATATGTTGGCTTTGTTACATCGAATCCAAACAACACATTGATCTCCAAGGTTCTCAACAAGGGTGATGTTTTTGTGTTCCCAAAGGGTCTTGTCCATTTTCAGTTCAACTATGGGACAGAAAATGCCGTAGCTCTTGCAGCCTTGAGCAGCCAAAACCCTGGGGTAATCACTATTGCCAACACAGTATTTGGATCGGAACCATCCATAACAGATGGTATCCTTGCCAAGGCCTTCCAGGTCGATAAAAAGACGGTTAACTGTATCCAATCTCAATTCTAA
- the LOC120653437 gene encoding putative germin-like protein 2-2 isoform X2 has product MASRLLFLLALLAMTCCCAVASDPSLLQDFCVADKMSQVNVNGFTCKDAKDVVAEDFFFSGLHVAANTNNKQGSVVTAANVAQIPGLNTMGISMVRIDYAPKGQNPPHTHPRATEILAGLVHFQFNYGTENAVALAALSSQNPGVITIANTVFGSEPSITDGILAKAFQVDKKTVNCIQSQF; this is encoded by the exons ATGGCCAGTCGATTACTGTTCCTCCTTGCTCTGTTGGCTATGACATGCTGTTGTGCGGTCGCTTCAGATCCGAGCCTTCTCCAAGACTTCTGTGTTGCAGACAAGATGTCTCAAG TGAATGTTAATGGTTTTACCTGCAAAGATGCAAAAGATGTTGTTGCCGAAGACTTCTTCTTCTCTGGCCTTCATGTGGCTGCCAATACCAATAACAAGCAGGGATCGGTCGTGACAGCGGCCAATGTTGCGCAGATTCCTGGCTTGAACACGATGGGAATCTCTATGGTCCGCATAGACTATGCCCCGAAAGGCCAAAACCCACCTCACACTCACCCTCGTGCCACTGAAATACTAGCT GGTCTTGTCCATTTTCAGTTCAACTATGGGACAGAAAATGCCGTAGCTCTTGCAGCCTTGAGCAGCCAAAACCCTGGGGTAATCACTATTGCCAACACAGTATTTGGATCGGAACCATCCATAACAGATGGTATCCTTGCCAAGGCCTTCCAGGTCGATAAAAAGACGGTTAACTGTATCCAATCTCAATTCTAA